The Flavobacterium marginilacus genome window below encodes:
- a CDS encoding DUF4834 family protein: protein MQTASFSGFIEMVFFMIAFYYIFKFLARLFLPLVVKKVVEKAGQNFQQRQHRYQQQSSWQRTSNNDEIIIDTANSKNPRETKKVGDYVDYEEID, encoded by the coding sequence ATGCAGACAGCCTCTTTTTCGGGTTTTATAGAAATGGTATTCTTTATGATTGCCTTCTATTATATTTTTAAATTTTTGGCTCGATTGTTTTTGCCTTTGGTAGTAAAAAAGGTGGTAGAAAAAGCGGGACAAAATTTTCAGCAGCGGCAACACAGATATCAGCAGCAGTCTTCTTGGCAGAGAACGTCTAATAATGATGAAATTATAATTGATACAGCCAATAGTAAAAATCCCCGCGAAACTAAAAAAGTTGGGGATTATGTTGATTATGAAGAGATTGATTAG
- the uvrA gene encoding excinuclease ABC subunit UvrA has translation MPADISKLDPKKNIIIKGAQVHNLKNVDVAIPRNKLVVITGLSGSGKSSLAFDTLYAEGQRRYVESLSSYARQFLGRLDKPKVEYIKGIAPAIAIEQKVNTTNARSTVGTSTEIYDYIKLLFARIGRTYSPVSGQEVKKNTVTDVVSEVKKFELDSRWLLLAPIHLEEGRQLEDKLKVLLQQGFARILINNEMIRLDDFTAENQHSLDHKDILLVIDRIIVKDEEEFYNRLSDAVQTAFFEGKGICYLQELNTDKRLSFSNNFELDGITFLEPNVHLFSFNNPYGACPACEGYGNIIGIDSELVIPNTSLSIFENAIFPWRGESMSWFRDELVNHAYKFDFPIHKPYFQLTEEQKELIWTGNKYFQGLNDFFKELEEKNYKIQNRVMLSRYRGKTKCHVCKGKRLRPEASYVKINGKTVSDLVDLPIRHLAAFFKDITLDEYEKQIAKRLLIEINNRLSFLSEVGLNYLTLNRNSSTLSGGESQRINLATSLGSSLVGSMYILDEPSIGLHPKDTERLIKVLLSLRDLGNTVIVVEHDEDIMKAADMIIDIGPEAGTLGGNLAAQGTYDEILTSSSLTSKYLNGELEISVPKKRRTSKNFIEIKGARENNLQNIDVTFPLDVLTVITGVSGSGKSTLVKKILFPAMQKKLDNAGEKAGQFSELSGSFSHIKHIEYVDQNPIGRSSRSNPVTYIKAYDDIRELYAKEKLSKVRGYQAKHFSFNVDGGRCETCKGEGSINVEMVFMADVQLPCETCSGKRFKKEVLEIFFDGKNINDILTMTIDDSISFFEKNKQTKITQKLQPLQDVGLGYVQLGQSSSTLSGGEAQRIKLASFLVKGTIKEKALFVFDEPTTGLHFHDIKKLMASFDALIEKGHSILVIEHNLDLIKCADWIIDLGPEGGENGGLLLAKGTPEEIIKDKKSVIAEYLKEKL, from the coding sequence ATGCCAGCTGACATTTCCAAACTCGATCCAAAGAAGAACATCATAATAAAAGGAGCACAAGTACATAATTTAAAAAATGTAGATGTAGCAATTCCCAGAAATAAACTCGTTGTTATTACAGGGCTTTCCGGTTCGGGAAAATCCAGTTTAGCATTCGATACTTTGTATGCCGAAGGACAGCGCCGTTATGTAGAAAGTCTGTCTTCCTACGCCAGACAATTCTTGGGCCGTTTGGACAAACCAAAAGTAGAATACATTAAAGGAATTGCTCCTGCTATTGCTATTGAGCAAAAAGTAAATACCACTAATGCACGTTCTACTGTAGGAACTTCGACTGAAATATATGATTACATAAAATTATTATTTGCCCGAATAGGAAGAACTTATTCCCCTGTTTCAGGGCAAGAGGTCAAAAAAAATACGGTTACCGATGTTGTCAGTGAAGTAAAAAAATTTGAATTAGACAGCAGATGGCTCCTCCTCGCACCTATTCATCTCGAAGAAGGAAGACAGCTAGAAGACAAACTGAAAGTATTACTGCAGCAAGGATTTGCAAGGATTCTGATCAACAATGAAATGATTCGTTTGGATGATTTTACAGCAGAAAATCAACATTCATTAGACCATAAAGATATATTACTTGTTATTGACAGGATTATCGTAAAAGATGAAGAAGAATTCTACAACCGATTATCGGATGCTGTGCAGACTGCTTTTTTTGAAGGTAAAGGTATCTGCTATTTACAGGAATTAAACACGGATAAAAGACTTTCGTTTTCTAATAATTTTGAATTGGACGGTATTACTTTTCTCGAACCGAACGTACATCTGTTTAGTTTCAATAATCCTTACGGTGCCTGTCCTGCCTGTGAAGGCTACGGAAATATTATTGGAATCGACAGTGAATTAGTTATTCCAAATACTTCACTTTCTATTTTTGAAAATGCCATATTTCCATGGAGAGGTGAAAGCATGAGCTGGTTTAGGGACGAATTAGTAAACCATGCCTATAAATTTGATTTCCCTATTCATAAACCTTACTTCCAGCTGACTGAAGAACAAAAGGAACTGATTTGGACAGGAAATAAATATTTTCAGGGGCTGAATGACTTTTTTAAAGAACTCGAAGAGAAAAATTATAAGATCCAGAACCGAGTAATGCTTTCCCGTTACAGAGGTAAAACTAAATGTCATGTCTGCAAAGGAAAGCGTTTGAGACCAGAGGCTTCATACGTTAAAATAAATGGAAAAACGGTTTCTGATTTAGTAGATTTACCAATCAGGCATTTAGCTGCATTTTTCAAAGACATTACATTAGACGAATATGAAAAGCAGATTGCAAAAAGATTATTAATCGAAATCAACAACCGATTATCCTTTTTATCCGAAGTAGGATTGAATTATCTAACATTAAACCGAAATTCATCAACACTTTCCGGGGGCGAATCACAGCGTATCAATCTGGCCACTTCACTAGGCAGCAGTCTTGTAGGATCTATGTATATATTAGATGAGCCAAGCATTGGCCTACATCCAAAGGACACAGAAAGATTGATAAAAGTACTGCTTTCACTGCGTGATTTAGGCAATACAGTAATTGTTGTCGAACATGATGAAGATATCATGAAAGCAGCTGACATGATTATTGACATAGGTCCCGAAGCAGGAACACTGGGCGGAAATCTGGCTGCACAGGGCACTTATGATGAAATCCTTACATCGAGTTCGTTAACCTCAAAATACTTGAATGGTGAACTCGAAATTAGTGTTCCAAAGAAAAGACGAACATCAAAAAATTTCATCGAAATAAAAGGAGCCAGAGAAAACAATTTACAAAATATAGATGTTACCTTCCCTCTCGACGTTTTAACTGTCATTACAGGAGTTTCGGGGAGCGGAAAAAGTACGCTTGTCAAGAAAATTCTTTTTCCCGCCATGCAGAAAAAACTGGATAATGCAGGTGAAAAAGCGGGACAGTTTAGCGAATTATCTGGGTCTTTTTCGCATATAAAACATATTGAATATGTAGATCAGAATCCTATCGGAAGAAGTTCTAGATCTAATCCTGTTACTTATATTAAAGCTTATGATGATATTCGGGAATTATATGCCAAAGAAAAACTTTCCAAGGTAAGAGGCTACCAAGCCAAACATTTTTCTTTTAACGTTGACGGCGGAAGATGCGAAACCTGCAAAGGTGAAGGTTCAATAAACGTAGAAATGGTTTTCATGGCCGATGTCCAATTACCTTGCGAAACCTGCAGCGGAAAACGTTTCAAAAAAGAAGTTTTAGAAATATTTTTTGACGGCAAAAACATCAATGACATCCTAACGATGACAATTGATGACTCTATTTCTTTCTTCGAAAAAAATAAACAGACAAAAATCACTCAAAAACTGCAGCCCTTACAAGATGTTGGTTTGGGATACGTACAGCTGGGACAATCCTCATCTACACTTTCTGGCGGTGAAGCACAGCGAATCAAACTTGCTTCATTTTTAGTAAAAGGAACTATAAAAGAAAAAGCTCTTTTCGTTTTTGATGAGCCTACAACTGGATTGCATTTTCATGATATCAAAAAACTAATGGCTTCGTTTGATGCCTTAATTGAGAAAGGACATTCAATACTGGTTATAGAGCATAATCTTGATTTAATCAAATGTGCAGACTGGATAATTGATCTTGGTCCAGAAGGAGGAGAAAACGGCGGACTGCTCTTAGCTAAAGGAACACCGGAAGAAATTATAAAAGACAAAAAATCTGTTATTGCCGAGTATCTAAAAGAAAAACTTTAA
- a CDS encoding carboxypeptidase-like regulatory domain-containing protein produces MKYFILFLLFVTSLNSAAQNTEIPTKISGTIISDNTGTPLADVNIININQVTGTTTDNKGHFELAVTQSDTLHITLLGFESLRVRVTNDWIKNKTTTIQLTQKAIPLNEVVISPYYLTGYLEIDAKLIPIKEDYRYSISGLGQGYEAGQYAPEAFGKVLGSIFNPADMLYNFFGKRPQQLKKLREMRKDDTVRKLLETKYDRETISLLLGVSQSEISEILNRCSYSEAFIKSANDLQIMDAISGCYEQYKILKKK; encoded by the coding sequence ATGAAATATTTTATACTTTTTTTACTCTTTGTTACCTCTTTAAATTCAGCTGCCCAAAACACTGAAATACCCACAAAAATATCTGGTACTATTATCAGTGACAATACAGGCACTCCTTTGGCAGATGTTAACATCATAAATATCAATCAAGTAACAGGAACAACAACAGACAATAAAGGTCATTTTGAACTGGCAGTAACCCAAAGCGATACATTACACATCACCCTTCTTGGCTTCGAATCGTTACGTGTTCGTGTAACTAATGACTGGATTAAAAATAAAACAACTACAATACAGCTTACCCAAAAAGCAATTCCATTAAACGAAGTAGTTATCAGCCCATATTACCTGACAGGCTATCTTGAAATTGACGCTAAATTAATACCTATAAAAGAAGACTATAGATACAGTATTTCTGGTTTAGGTCAAGGCTATGAAGCAGGACAATACGCTCCCGAAGCTTTCGGAAAAGTATTAGGATCCATCTTCAATCCGGCAGACATGCTCTATAATTTCTTTGGAAAAAGACCGCAGCAGCTCAAAAAACTCCGTGAAATGCGAAAAGATGATACTGTTAGGAAATTATTGGAAACAAAATATGACCGAGAAACCATCTCATTACTTTTAGGCGTTTCTCAATCTGAAATTTCCGAAATATTAAACCGCTGCAGTTATTCTGAAGCCTTTATTAAATCCGCTAATGATCTGCAGATTATGGATGCCATAAGCGGCTGTTATGAGCAATACAAAATCCTAAAAAAGAAATAG
- a CDS encoding oligosaccharide flippase family protein, with protein sequence MGIVLNQSLKNTIITYIGFGIGGISTLFLFPHILGKTFYGLSNYILSCANVIMPLFAIGMQNTLVKFYSQCKTEKERNEFLSFTVLFPIILIVLIILIGLFFYDEISFFVTKKNSIVKDFIWLIPFIGICMAYFEIFYAWARVHMHSVFGNFIKEVGLRLFSLIALLGIYFKWITVVDFIYLTAGIYFVAFLVTMFYAFRIKKPVFQFTIPYNVKEILEYTSYIILSGSVANLLLDGDKIMLNQYMAIGNIAYYSVATYIALVISVPSRAMHQIVYPITAKLMHENKHDELNDLYKKTSINLQIVGGFVMLCIFVNINQLYEIVPKDYAGGIVVVFIIGLSKYFDLILGNNNAIIFNSKYYRAVLFLGVGLVVLTVILNMIFIPLYGIIGSAFATLLSITCYSVAKLLFVVKRMHLYPFTKQTLHSIWITFIVFLLFYFWKFPISPIIAIVLKSILVTLVYVYINYKFVVSPEINQALDKIILKTRKK encoded by the coding sequence ATGGGTATAGTATTAAATCAGTCATTAAAAAACACTATAATAACATATATCGGTTTTGGAATTGGAGGAATAAGCACTCTTTTTTTATTTCCTCATATTTTAGGTAAAACATTTTATGGATTGTCTAATTATATTTTGTCTTGTGCCAATGTAATAATGCCTTTATTTGCTATTGGTATGCAAAATACATTGGTTAAGTTTTATTCCCAATGCAAAACGGAGAAAGAACGTAATGAGTTTTTATCATTTACTGTATTATTTCCTATTATATTAATTGTCCTGATCATTTTGATTGGTTTATTTTTTTATGATGAGATTTCTTTTTTTGTCACTAAGAAGAATTCAATAGTAAAAGATTTTATCTGGCTGATTCCTTTCATTGGAATTTGTATGGCTTATTTCGAAATTTTTTATGCTTGGGCAAGAGTTCATATGCATTCCGTATTTGGTAATTTCATTAAAGAAGTAGGACTGCGATTGTTTTCGTTAATAGCTCTTTTAGGGATTTATTTTAAATGGATTACAGTGGTCGATTTTATTTATTTGACTGCGGGTATTTACTTTGTGGCTTTTTTGGTAACGATGTTTTATGCATTCCGAATTAAAAAACCAGTTTTTCAGTTTACGATTCCTTATAACGTAAAAGAGATTTTAGAATATACATCGTACATTATTTTATCAGGCAGTGTTGCTAATCTGCTTTTGGATGGTGATAAAATTATGCTTAATCAGTATATGGCGATTGGAAATATTGCTTATTATTCGGTTGCTACATATATAGCTTTGGTGATTTCTGTGCCAAGCCGTGCCATGCATCAGATTGTATATCCAATTACTGCGAAATTAATGCATGAGAATAAGCATGATGAGCTGAATGATTTATATAAAAAAACTTCGATAAACCTTCAAATTGTTGGGGGATTTGTGATGCTTTGTATTTTTGTTAATATCAATCAGCTGTATGAGATTGTACCAAAAGATTATGCAGGCGGAATAGTTGTCGTGTTTATTATTGGGCTTTCAAAATATTTTGATCTGATTTTAGGGAATAACAATGCGATTATTTTTAACTCTAAGTATTATCGCGCAGTATTGTTTTTAGGAGTAGGACTGGTGGTTTTGACAGTTATTTTGAACATGATTTTTATTCCTTTATATGGGATTATAGGTTCTGCATTTGCAACTTTATTATCGATTACTTGTTATAGTGTTGCCAAATTGCTTTTTGTTGTGAAAAGGATGCATTTGTATCCATTTACAAAGCAGACACTTCATTCTATCTGGATAACCTTTATTGTTTTTTTATTGTTTTATTTTTGGAAGTTTCCAATTAGTCCTATTATAGCAATAGTTTTGAAATCTATTCTGGTGACTCTTGTCTATGTATACATTAATTATAAATTTGTAGTTTCTCCTGAAATAAATCAGGCTTTGGATAAAATTATTTTGAAAACCAGAAAAAAATAA
- a CDS encoding DEAD/DEAH box helicase, with amino-acid sequence MNKFEQLGLNESLLKAIIDLGFENPSEVQEKAIPLLLEKDTDMVALAQTGTGKTAAFGFPLIQKIDADNRNTQALVLSPTRELCLQITNELKNYSKYEKGINVVAVYGGASITEQAREIKRGAQIIVATPGRMQDMINRGLVNIKNIDYCVLDEADEMLNMGFYEDICSILSDTPDEKSTWLFSATMPQEVARIAKQFMSEPVEITVGTKNSGSATVSHEFYLVNARDRYEALKRLADANPDIFSVVFCRTKRDTQAVAEKLIEDGYSAAALHGDLSQAQRDGVMKSFRGRQIQMLVATDVAARGIDVDNVTHVVNYQLPDEIETYNHRSGRTGRAGKLGTSIVIVTKSELRKISSIERIIKQRFEEKTIPSGIEICEIQLLHLATKIKDTEVDHEIDNYLPAINNVLEGLSKEELIKKMVSVEFNRFIAYYKKNRDISSQSSGSERRERGDDRESRENNNGGATRYFVNIGSRDNFDWMSLKDYLKETLDLGRDDVFKVDVKEGFSFFNTDPEHTDKVMEILNNVQLEGRRINVEISKNDGGGRRDHNGRNSGGGFGGRSSAPRREGNFAPRREGSGGFRGDRAPREGGFRSERSSSPRREGGFSSDRSSREGSSERAPRRSESFGDSSRPRRPRRD; translated from the coding sequence ATGAATAAATTTGAACAATTAGGATTGAATGAGTCGTTACTGAAGGCGATTATCGATCTAGGATTTGAGAATCCGTCAGAAGTACAGGAGAAAGCGATTCCCCTATTATTGGAAAAAGACACAGATATGGTTGCGTTGGCTCAGACAGGGACAGGGAAAACAGCAGCTTTCGGTTTTCCGCTAATCCAAAAAATTGATGCCGACAACAGAAATACACAAGCATTAGTTTTATCGCCTACAAGGGAGCTTTGTTTACAGATTACCAACGAACTTAAAAACTACTCAAAATACGAAAAAGGTATTAATGTGGTAGCAGTTTACGGCGGGGCTAGTATTACAGAGCAAGCCAGAGAAATAAAGAGAGGTGCACAAATCATTGTAGCTACTCCAGGAAGAATGCAGGACATGATCAACAGAGGTTTGGTAAACATTAAAAACATAGATTACTGTGTTCTTGATGAGGCTGACGAAATGTTAAACATGGGATTCTATGAAGATATCTGTTCTATATTATCAGATACTCCAGACGAAAAAAGCACTTGGCTGTTCTCTGCAACCATGCCGCAGGAAGTTGCCAGAATTGCAAAACAATTCATGAGCGAACCGGTAGAAATAACTGTAGGAACTAAAAATTCAGGTTCTGCAACAGTTTCTCACGAATTTTACTTAGTTAACGCACGTGACCGTTACGAAGCTTTAAAAAGACTGGCTGATGCTAACCCAGATATTTTCTCTGTGGTTTTCTGCCGTACAAAAAGAGACACTCAGGCTGTTGCCGAAAAATTAATCGAAGACGGATACAGTGCAGCGGCATTGCACGGAGACTTATCTCAAGCACAGCGCGACGGTGTAATGAAATCTTTCAGAGGAAGACAAATTCAAATGCTTGTTGCAACAGACGTTGCTGCTCGTGGAATTGACGTTGACAATGTAACTCACGTAGTGAATTATCAATTGCCTGACGAAATCGAAACTTACAACCACCGTTCTGGACGTACTGGACGTGCTGGTAAACTAGGAACTTCTATCGTAATTGTAACCAAAAGTGAATTACGCAAAATTTCTTCTATCGAAAGAATCATCAAACAAAGATTCGAAGAAAAAACAATACCATCTGGAATTGAAATCTGCGAAATCCAATTATTGCACTTAGCAACTAAAATTAAAGATACTGAAGTTGATCACGAAATTGACAACTACTTGCCAGCTATCAATAATGTATTGGAAGGTTTATCTAAAGAGGAACTAATCAAAAAAATGGTATCAGTAGAATTTAACCGTTTTATTGCTTACTACAAGAAAAACAGAGATATCTCATCTCAATCTTCTGGTTCTGAAAGACGTGAACGTGGTGATGACAGAGAATCAAGAGAAAACAATAATGGCGGTGCTACAAGATACTTTGTAAACATTGGTTCAAGAGACAATTTCGATTGGATGTCATTAAAAGACTACTTGAAAGAAACATTAGACTTAGGTCGTGATGATGTATTCAAAGTAGATGTAAAAGAAGGATTCTCTTTCTTTAACACAGACCCTGAGCACACTGACAAAGTAATGGAAATATTGAACAACGTACAATTAGAAGGACGCCGCATCAATGTTGAAATCTCTAAAAATGACGGTGGCGGAAGACGTGATCACAACGGAAGAAATTCTGGCGGTGGTTTTGGCGGAAGAAGCTCAGCTCCGAGAAGAGAAGGGAATTTTGCTCCAAGAAGAGAAGGATCAGGCGGATTTAGAGGCGACAGAGCTCCTAGAGAAGGCGGTTTCAGATCTGAAAGAAGCTCATCTCCAAGAAGAGAAGGCGGTTTTTCATCTGACAGAAGTTCAAGAGAAGGTTCTTCAGAAAGAGCTCCAAGACGTTCTGAAAGTTTTGGTGATTCATCAAGACCAAGAAGACCAAGAAGAGACTAA
- a CDS encoding YfhO family protein — MKQLQKFFPHALAILGFVLVSTLYFFPVLQGKQIFQSDIAQYTGMAKEQNDFRAAHNEEPYWTNSAFGGMPTYQLGAKYPHDYVGAIDDVLRFLPRPADYLFLYFLSFYILMLVLKADPLKAFFGAVAFGFSTYLIIILGVGHNAKAHAIAYMPMVVAGFIMAFQRKYIWGGLLTMFAVALEVNANHFQMTFYLLILLLILSGYFIYEGIKSKEYKPLLLSIGTLIGAGIFAIGSNAGNLLATAEYASFSTRGKSDLSFNPDGTKKVTDMAMTYDYITEYSYGIAESFNLIAPRLFGGSNNESLSEDSKIVDFLQQQQVGQGQYITQEQAVEYAKGGMPTYWGDQPIVSAPAYIGAVVFFLGILALFTDERKIKYVFLGGAVLTLILSWGKNFPLLTNFCIDHIPMYNKFRAVSSIQVILELCFPILAIMGLQSFFKLEKEKQLKPLLQSGAVGLGLIIFLFLCKSMFSFAGAGDSGLMQNYGPNFVDALKEDRRTLYSADLLRSGFFILISAGALWLFVKNRIAQNTAIILVGLFMVTDLFFVDKNYVSNKDFVNARDVEVPFQETPADAKILEDPTNYRVFDVQGLMQGRTSYFHKAIGGYSAVKPQRMQQLFDYQIAKNNMEILNMLNVKYVIQTDKEGKEQPIINTDANGNAWFVSKIQFVKNADGEMKALDKFNSKETAVINENEFSAIKGKAFAKDSSAVITLDSYQPNDLKYTSVNSKEGLAVFSEMYYEKGWTALIDGKETFIMRADYTLRAIVVPAGKHSIEFKFDPQVVKTGGTITLVSCIGMLFLLAGGLYVERKKEVINSKDM, encoded by the coding sequence ATGAAGCAACTTCAAAAGTTCTTTCCGCACGCACTTGCCATTCTTGGTTTTGTTCTCGTATCTACTCTTTATTTTTTTCCAGTATTACAAGGAAAGCAGATTTTTCAATCGGATATTGCCCAGTATACGGGTATGGCCAAAGAACAAAATGATTTTAGAGCTGCCCATAATGAAGAACCGTATTGGACAAATTCAGCTTTTGGCGGTATGCCTACTTATCAGTTAGGAGCAAAGTATCCTCATGATTATGTTGGTGCTATTGATGATGTACTTCGTTTTTTACCACGTCCGGCTGATTATTTGTTTTTATACTTTTTGAGTTTCTACATTTTAATGCTGGTTTTAAAAGCCGATCCGCTAAAAGCTTTTTTTGGAGCAGTGGCTTTTGGTTTTTCTACCTATTTAATAATAATTCTTGGAGTCGGGCATAATGCCAAAGCGCATGCTATAGCTTACATGCCGATGGTTGTTGCCGGTTTTATAATGGCTTTTCAGCGAAAATATATTTGGGGTGGATTGCTTACTATGTTTGCTGTAGCATTGGAAGTAAATGCGAATCACTTTCAAATGACCTTTTATCTGTTGATATTACTCTTAATTCTTTCAGGTTATTTTATTTACGAAGGAATTAAATCAAAAGAGTATAAGCCTCTGCTGCTTTCTATCGGAACACTTATTGGTGCAGGGATTTTTGCGATTGGTTCTAATGCAGGTAATTTATTGGCAACTGCTGAGTATGCTTCTTTCAGTACTCGCGGGAAAAGTGATTTGAGCTTCAATCCTGATGGTACCAAAAAGGTAACTGATATGGCTATGACCTATGATTATATTACGGAATACAGTTATGGAATTGCCGAAAGTTTCAATTTGATAGCCCCTCGATTGTTTGGCGGTTCTAATAATGAGAGTTTAAGTGAGGATTCTAAAATAGTTGATTTTTTACAGCAGCAGCAAGTAGGGCAAGGACAATATATTACACAAGAGCAGGCTGTTGAGTATGCTAAGGGAGGAATGCCAACGTATTGGGGCGATCAGCCAATAGTTTCAGCTCCTGCATATATTGGTGCTGTAGTTTTCTTTTTAGGGATTTTGGCTTTATTTACAGATGAAAGAAAGATTAAATACGTTTTCTTAGGTGGAGCTGTATTAACTTTAATTCTTTCCTGGGGGAAAAACTTTCCTTTATTGACTAATTTTTGCATCGATCATATCCCTATGTATAATAAATTTAGGGCAGTATCATCTATTCAGGTTATTCTCGAATTGTGTTTTCCAATATTGGCCATTATGGGATTGCAGTCTTTCTTCAAATTAGAAAAAGAAAAACAGTTAAAGCCATTATTACAGTCAGGTGCCGTAGGTTTGGGATTGATTATATTTTTATTTTTATGTAAAAGTATGTTCAGTTTTGCGGGAGCAGGTGATAGCGGTTTAATGCAAAATTATGGGCCAAATTTTGTCGATGCGCTTAAAGAAGACAGAAGAACATTGTATAGTGCCGATTTACTGCGTTCTGGATTTTTTATCCTGATTTCGGCAGGCGCTTTGTGGCTGTTTGTCAAAAATAGAATTGCACAGAATACAGCAATTATTTTAGTTGGTTTATTTATGGTTACCGATTTGTTTTTTGTAGATAAAAACTATGTGTCCAATAAAGATTTTGTAAATGCCAGAGATGTAGAAGTTCCATTCCAAGAAACTCCTGCGGATGCTAAGATTCTTGAAGATCCTACTAATTACCGAGTATTTGACGTTCAAGGGCTGATGCAGGGAAGAACATCTTATTTCCATAAAGCGATAGGAGGATACAGTGCTGTAAAACCTCAAAGAATGCAGCAGCTTTTTGATTACCAAATTGCCAAAAACAATATGGAAATTCTTAATATGCTAAATGTTAAGTATGTAATACAAACGGATAAAGAAGGTAAGGAGCAGCCAATTATTAATACAGATGCCAATGGGAATGCCTGGTTTGTAAGCAAAATACAATTTGTAAAAAATGCTGACGGCGAGATGAAGGCATTGGATAAGTTTAATTCTAAAGAAACGGCAGTAATTAACGAAAATGAGTTTTCAGCTATTAAAGGTAAGGCTTTTGCCAAAGATAGTTCGGCGGTAATAACTTTAGATTCCTATCAGCCTAATGATTTAAAATATACTTCTGTTAATTCAAAAGAAGGTTTAGCTGTTTTTTCCGAAATGTATTATGAAAAAGGCTGGACAGCACTTATAGACGGTAAAGAAACTTTTATTATGAGAGCAGATTATACATTACGAGCCATAGTAGTTCCAGCTGGAAAACATAGTATTGAGTTTAAATTTGATCCTCAGGTAGTAAAAACAGGAGGTACAATTACATTAGTTAGCTGTATTGGAATGTTATTTCTTTTAGCAGGCGGATTGTATGTTGAGAGAAAGAAAGAAGTAATAAATAGTAAAGATATGTAG
- a CDS encoding glycosyltransferase family 4 protein — protein MKPELKKILIITYYWPPAGGPGVQRWLKFVKYLPDFDIEPIVYIPENPTYPIIDGNLEKEVADNVIILKNKIFEPYQLASVFSKNKTKKISSGIIPNKKKQTFLDKALLWIRGNLFIPDARVFWVKPSVAYLEKYIIENNIDTIITSGPPHSLHLIGLVLKQKIKLTWFADFRDPWTTIGYHKSLCLSVRAERKHKALEYRVLNTADRVIVTSKTTKTEFKEITGKPISVITNGYDNEPGTEVVLDSKFSLAHIGSFLSERNPVVLWGTLAELILEIPEFKSHLELKLIGAVSQEVLDTISQYNLDSYLNNIGYVSHSEAVAHQRNSQVLLLIEINSEETKSIIPGKLFEYMVSNRPIIAIGPKDSDFAEIITGTNTGVFFEYNEKEKLKNTIISYYNQFLEGKLQSYGVGLQKYSRKNLTKELAQLIHSKS, from the coding sequence TTGAAACCAGAATTAAAAAAAATTCTTATCATAACTTATTACTGGCCTCCAGCTGGAGGTCCAGGTGTGCAGCGCTGGCTTAAGTTTGTCAAATATCTGCCTGATTTTGATATCGAGCCGATTGTTTATATTCCTGAAAATCCAACATATCCGATTATTGATGGCAATTTAGAAAAAGAAGTTGCCGATAATGTTATTATTTTAAAAAATAAGATTTTTGAACCCTATCAGTTAGCTTCGGTCTTTTCTAAAAATAAAACTAAAAAAATCAGTTCGGGTATTATTCCTAATAAGAAGAAGCAGACTTTTTTGGATAAAGCTTTATTATGGATACGCGGGAATCTTTTTATTCCGGATGCTCGTGTTTTTTGGGTTAAACCTTCTGTTGCTTATTTGGAAAAATACATTATTGAAAATAATATTGATACTATTATTACTTCGGGTCCGCCTCATAGTCTGCATTTAATCGGTTTGGTTTTAAAACAAAAAATTAAACTTACTTGGTTTGCCGATTTTCGTGACCCTTGGACGACAATTGGATATCACAAATCATTGTGTTTATCTGTGAGAGCAGAAAGAAAGCATAAAGCTCTTGAATATAGAGTGCTTAATACTGCAGACCGGGTTATAGTAACCAGTAAAACTACAAAAACGGAGTTCAAAGAAATAACTGGTAAACCAATTAGCGTTATTACCAATGGCTATGATAATGAACCAGGAACTGAAGTGGTTCTTGATTCTAAGTTTAGCCTTGCACATATCGGTTCATTTCTTTCTGAACGGAATCCTGTTGTTTTATGGGGAACTTTGGCTGAATTAATTCTTGAAATTCCTGAATTTAAATCACATTTAGAATTAAAATTAATTGGAGCTGTCAGTCAGGAAGTATTAGATACTATTTCTCAATATAATCTTGATTCCTATCTGAATAATATTGGATATGTTTCCCATTCAGAGGCTGTTGCTCATCAAAGAAATTCTCAGGTGCTGCTTCTTATCGAAATTAATTCTGAAGAAACTAAAAGCATTATTCCAGGCAAGTTATTTGAATATATGGTTTCGAATAGGCCTATAATTGCCATTGGACCAAAGGATTCAGATTTTGCAGAGATAATAACGGGAACAAATACAGGTGTCTTTTTTGAATATAACGAGAAAGAAAAATTAAAAAACACCATCATATCCTATTACAATCAGTTTTTAGAAGGGAAATTACAATCCTATGGTGTAGGTTTGCAAAAATATTCCAGAAAGAATTTGACCAAAGAACTGGCGCAATTAATTCATTCAAAAAGTTAA